The Tenuifilum sp. 4138str genome has a window encoding:
- the groL gene encoding chaperonin GroEL (60 kDa chaperone family; promotes refolding of misfolded polypeptides especially under stressful conditions; forms two stacked rings of heptamers to form a barrel-shaped 14mer; ends can be capped by GroES; misfolded proteins enter the barrel where they are refolded when GroES binds) yields MSSKVLTFDIEARDRLKKGVDQLANAVKVTLGPKGRNVVIEKKFGSQQVTKDGVTVAKEIELPDPLENVGAQMVKEVASKTADNAGDGTTTATVLAQAIVNVGLKNVTAGANPMDLKRGIDKAVAKVVEHLKKQSVSVGDDYLKIEQVATISANNDNEIGKLIAEAMKKVKKEGVITVEEAKGIETTVEVVEGMQFDRGYISPYFITDPEKMEAVLENPLILITDRKVSTMKDLLPILEPVAQNGRSLLIIAEDVEGEALATLVVNKLRGSLKIAAVKAPGFGDRRKEMLEDIAILTGGVVISEEKGLRLDSAKMDMLGRAEKVTIDKENTTIVNGGGKKEAIDKRVAQIRTQIENTTSDYDREKLQERLAKLAGGVAVLYVGAATETEMKEKKDRVDDALSATRAAVEEGIVPGGGVAYIRAIEALENLKGNNEDETTGIQIVKRAIEEPLRQIVANAGLEGSVIVQKVKEGKADFGYNAQTNSFENLFQSGVIDPTKVTRVALENAASIAGLILTTECVITEKKEDKPAPMGNPGMGGMDMM; encoded by the coding sequence ATGTCATCAAAAGTATTAACCTTCGACATCGAAGCACGCGACAGGCTTAAAAAGGGTGTTGACCAGCTGGCAAATGCCGTAAAGGTTACCCTTGGCCCCAAAGGTCGCAACGTGGTTATTGAGAAGAAGTTTGGTTCGCAGCAGGTAACCAAGGACGGTGTAACCGTTGCCAAGGAAATTGAGCTCCCCGATCCTCTTGAAAACGTTGGGGCACAAATGGTTAAGGAGGTTGCCTCCAAAACCGCCGACAATGCTGGTGATGGTACTACCACTGCTACCGTTCTGGCACAAGCCATTGTTAACGTTGGTTTGAAAAACGTTACCGCTGGTGCTAACCCTATGGACCTAAAGCGTGGTATCGATAAGGCTGTAGCCAAAGTAGTTGAACACCTCAAAAAGCAATCGGTATCGGTTGGCGACGACTACCTGAAGATTGAGCAGGTTGCTACCATATCGGCTAACAACGATAACGAGATAGGTAAACTCATTGCCGAGGCAATGAAGAAGGTGAAGAAGGAAGGTGTCATCACCGTTGAGGAGGCTAAAGGTATTGAAACAACCGTTGAGGTTGTTGAGGGTATGCAGTTCGACCGCGGTTACATCTCGCCATACTTCATCACCGACCCTGAAAAGATGGAAGCCGTTCTGGAAAATCCCCTCATACTGATTACTGACCGCAAGGTTTCGACTATGAAGGATTTGCTTCCTATTCTGGAACCAGTTGCTCAGAACGGTCGTTCGTTGCTCATCATTGCCGAGGATGTTGAAGGCGAAGCCCTTGCTACCCTTGTTGTTAACAAACTACGTGGCTCGCTAAAGATTGCCGCCGTTAAGGCCCCTGGCTTTGGCGATCGTCGCAAGGAAATGCTTGAGGATATTGCCATCCTCACCGGTGGTGTGGTAATTAGCGAGGAAAAAGGCTTACGCCTCGATAGCGCTAAGATGGATATGCTTGGCCGTGCCGAAAAGGTTACCATTGACAAGGAGAACACCACCATTGTTAACGGTGGCGGAAAGAAAGAAGCCATCGATAAGCGCGTGGCTCAAATCCGCACCCAGATTGAAAACACTACCTCCGATTACGATCGCGAAAAGCTACAGGAGCGCTTGGCTAAGCTAGCTGGTGGTGTTGCTGTACTCTATGTTGGTGCTGCCACCGAGACCGAAATGAAGGAAAAGAAAGACCGCGTTGACGATGCCCTTAGCGCTACCCGTGCCGCTGTTGAAGAGGGTATTGTACCCGGTGGCGGAGTTGCCTACATCCGTGCCATTGAAGCTCTTGAGAACCTCAAGGGTAACAATGAGGATGAAACTACTGGCATCCAGATTGTGAAGAGGGCTATTGAAGAACCTCTCCGTCAGATTGTGGCTAACGCCGGTCTCGAAGGTTCAGTGATTGTTCAGAAGGTTAAGGAGGGCAAAGCCGACTTTGGTTACAATGCTCAAACCAACAGCTTTGAGAACCTGTTCCAGAGCGGTGTTATTGACCCAACCAAGGTTACCCGTGTAGCCCTTGAGAACGCCGCTTCAATTGCCGGTTTAATCCTTACCACTGAATGCGTAATTACCGAGAAGAAGGAAGATAAACCTGCCCCAATGGGCAACCCTGGAATGGGCGGTATGGACATGATGTAA
- a CDS encoding co-chaperone GroES, which produces MSNVKVKPLADRVLVEPMEAEEKTSSGIYIPDTAKEKPQKGTIIAVGPGTKDVNMEVKVGDVVLYGKYAGTEITIDGKDYLIMKQSDILAVI; this is translated from the coding sequence ATGTCGAACGTAAAGGTAAAACCTCTAGCCGATAGAGTGCTAGTAGAGCCCATGGAGGCCGAAGAAAAGACCTCGAGCGGAATCTACATTCCCGACACCGCAAAGGAAAAACCACAAAAAGGAACCATCATTGCAGTTGGTCCCGGCACCAAGGATGTTAACATGGAGGTAAAGGTTGGCGATGTTGTACTCTATGGCAAGTATGCAGGTACAGAAATCACCATCGATGGTAAGGATTACCTCATCATGAAACAATCCGACATTTTGGCTGTTATCTAA
- a CDS encoding LPP20 family lipoprotein: MKRILVLPLVTAIMLGCGGSKKVAQAPITPSWVQGRPTQAGYYIGIGSARKTTPDYQQAAKQSALADLASDISVSISSQSVLNAFESQNYFSEDFRSSIRAEAQKELEGYEVVDSWEDQNTYWIYYRLSKDTYRRMVEEKKAAAAAKSLDFYDKAITAIDGNDSRTALLMLVKALEPIKPFFAETITTTYRDKQIFLGNEIISTLTSTLNSLTLNGPKAVNVKLGFGIESNQLTYLVTSSNGMPQKSIPLKISYTERPLTNNRIITNNQGEASISIDAVRSRKLNETISVEVDFESIVKEATRDFAIGKILARFKTPSAETQVNVIRPKFLVSSTETNLGVAIERKPLAESLKRKILEAGFPITENPTEADYRININSSTRQTGQSGQYIQVSLNLQVTVTNASGNTVYSHSTDRINASHFEAQTAGVNAYTNAAKRIESNIVEELIERIIKGDRAY, encoded by the coding sequence ATGAAACGGATACTGGTATTACCGCTAGTAACAGCAATAATGCTGGGATGCGGAGGGAGTAAAAAAGTTGCACAAGCACCTATCACCCCATCGTGGGTTCAGGGACGTCCCACTCAGGCTGGCTACTACATTGGAATAGGCTCTGCCCGAAAAACAACCCCCGACTACCAGCAGGCTGCCAAGCAGAGCGCTCTTGCCGACCTGGCTAGCGATATTTCGGTTTCCATTTCGTCACAATCGGTGCTAAATGCCTTTGAAAGCCAAAACTACTTTTCCGAAGATTTCCGGTCATCAATTAGGGCTGAAGCCCAAAAGGAACTTGAAGGTTACGAGGTGGTTGATAGCTGGGAAGACCAAAACACCTACTGGATTTACTATCGCCTATCAAAGGATACCTACAGGCGAATGGTTGAGGAGAAAAAGGCAGCTGCAGCGGCCAAATCGCTCGACTTCTACGATAAGGCCATTACAGCCATTGATGGTAACGATTCCCGAACTGCACTGCTAATGCTAGTTAAGGCATTGGAACCCATTAAGCCATTTTTTGCCGAAACCATTACAACAACATATCGCGATAAGCAAATCTTTCTTGGTAACGAGATTATTTCTACCCTAACAAGTACATTAAATTCGCTAACACTAAATGGACCTAAAGCCGTAAACGTTAAGCTAGGCTTTGGTATTGAAAGCAACCAGCTCACGTACCTTGTTACCAGTAGTAACGGCATGCCACAAAAATCAATTCCGCTAAAAATCAGCTACACTGAACGTCCACTTACCAACAACAGGATTATCACCAATAATCAGGGTGAAGCATCGATTAGCATTGATGCTGTTCGCTCCCGCAAGCTAAACGAAACCATTTCGGTAGAAGTTGATTTTGAATCGATTGTAAAGGAAGCCACTCGCGATTTTGCCATAGGCAAAATTCTTGCCCGGTTTAAAACACCATCGGCCGAAACGCAGGTCAACGTAATCAGGCCAAAATTTCTTGTGTCGTCAACCGAAACCAACCTAGGTGTGGCTATAGAACGTAAGCCACTTGCCGAATCCCTTAAACGGAAAATCCTTGAAGCAGGCTTCCCGATCACCGAAAACCCAACCGAAGCCGATTACAGGATCAACATAAACTCATCAACCCGGCAAACTGGCCAAAGCGGTCAGTATATCCAGGTTTCCCTGAACCTACAAGTTACTGTAACCAATGCAAGCGGCAATACCGTTTACTCCCATAGTACCGACCGTATAAATGCCTCGCATTTTGAGGCACAAACGGCAGGCGTAAATGCTTATACCAATGCAGCAAAGCGCATTGAAAGCAACATAGTTGAGGAACTTATTGAGAGAATAATCAAAGGCGATAGAGCTTATTAG
- a CDS encoding NUDIX hydrolase, translated as MSSSAARIVKGIEINLGKPLPGYEAQKRMEPSVRADLLGNTTPNMATGKSAVMILLYPSGKGLSFVLIKRQTYDGPHSGQVSLPGGKVDESDASIEGTALRETYEEVGVEPNQIAILGQLTELFIPVSNLLVQPFVGIVAQKPQFSPNLQEVEYIVEVDIAHLLDDSKKSVKVITSHGRPITAPYYSFQNEMVWGATAMILSEFEEVVRRSL; from the coding sequence ATGAGCAGTTCAGCGGCAAGAATTGTTAAAGGAATAGAAATAAACCTGGGAAAACCTTTGCCCGGATATGAGGCGCAGAAGCGAATGGAGCCATCGGTTCGTGCCGATTTGCTTGGGAATACTACTCCCAACATGGCAACAGGGAAAAGTGCTGTAATGATACTGCTTTACCCCTCCGGCAAAGGGTTGAGTTTTGTTCTGATTAAGCGCCAAACCTACGATGGTCCCCATAGCGGACAGGTTAGCCTCCCCGGTGGTAAGGTCGACGAGAGCGATGCCAGCATTGAGGGAACCGCACTGAGGGAAACCTATGAAGAGGTTGGAGTTGAACCCAATCAAATTGCCATTCTTGGTCAGTTAACGGAACTATTTATTCCTGTCAGTAATCTTCTGGTTCAACCATTTGTAGGCATAGTTGCTCAGAAACCACAATTTTCCCCCAACCTGCAGGAGGTTGAGTATATAGTTGAGGTTGATATAGCCCATTTGCTGGATGACTCAAAAAAATCAGTAAAGGTGATAACCTCCCATGGTCGTCCAATAACCGCACCCTATTATAGTTTCCAGAATGAGATGGTTTGGGGTGCCACCGCCATGATACTCTCGGAGTTTGAGGAGGTGGTGAGGAGGAGCCTTTAA
- the ftsZ gene encoding cell division protein FtsZ encodes MGDDIINFDLPIINQSIIKVIGVGGGGGNAVNYMHRMGIKDVDFVLCNTDAQALVNSPVEFKVQLGATLTEGRGAGNKPEIGRQAAIESLQQIVSLLQKNTKMVFITAGMGGGTGTGAAPIIAKAAKELGILTVAIVTIPFRTEGRKRMMQAIEGIRNISQHVDSLLVINNEKLLEVYGNLKLTEAFAKADDVLATAAKGIAEIITVHGYINVDFADVETVMYNSGVALMGSGRANGENRALEAVKQALESPLLNNNDISGARNILLNITYGQDEITMEEVGVIIDYVQHAAGDDADLIWGNGCDPSLGEDLKVTVIATGFGTNSIPELYVKERNIEVISLDSEQHATKVELVNDAPEIDPIPARQTSKPKKQPVIDPAQRVIEFDVNSDVFEVKTVQAVKANENEIDIQPSSPKPATPQAAPFAGTSNNKWANLDEIENVPAYKRRNMNIEPNEPPKTTTISRVTLDDDDIIINPENPYLYDNVD; translated from the coding sequence ATGGGTGACGATATAATAAATTTTGACCTGCCAATTATAAACCAATCAATTATAAAGGTAATTGGAGTTGGTGGAGGCGGAGGTAATGCCGTAAACTACATGCATAGAATGGGGATAAAGGACGTTGACTTTGTCCTTTGTAACACCGATGCCCAGGCATTAGTCAATAGCCCGGTAGAGTTTAAGGTTCAGCTTGGCGCTACCCTTACCGAGGGCCGTGGAGCCGGTAATAAACCGGAGATTGGGCGTCAGGCTGCCATTGAGAGCTTGCAGCAAATTGTAAGCCTGCTGCAGAAAAATACCAAGATGGTTTTTATTACAGCAGGGATGGGCGGTGGTACCGGAACAGGTGCTGCACCAATTATTGCAAAGGCGGCAAAGGAGCTTGGCATACTAACCGTAGCCATTGTTACCATTCCTTTCCGTACGGAAGGGCGCAAAAGGATGATGCAAGCCATTGAGGGTATTAGGAATATTAGCCAGCATGTGGACTCGCTGCTGGTTATAAACAACGAGAAATTGCTTGAGGTGTACGGCAACCTGAAACTAACCGAGGCATTTGCCAAAGCCGACGATGTTCTGGCAACCGCCGCCAAGGGTATTGCCGAAATTATTACCGTTCACGGTTATATCAATGTTGATTTTGCCGATGTTGAAACCGTGATGTATAATAGTGGCGTTGCCCTCATGGGTTCAGGCAGGGCTAATGGCGAAAACCGCGCACTCGAAGCGGTTAAACAAGCCCTTGAATCACCCCTGCTCAACAACAACGACATATCGGGAGCACGCAACATACTGCTAAACATCACCTATGGGCAGGATGAGATTACCATGGAAGAGGTTGGAGTAATCATTGATTACGTTCAGCACGCCGCAGGCGACGATGCCGATCTAATCTGGGGTAATGGCTGCGACCCATCGCTTGGCGAGGATCTAAAGGTTACGGTGATTGCCACAGGCTTTGGTACCAACAGCATACCGGAACTCTATGTAAAAGAGCGCAATATTGAGGTAATTTCGCTCGACTCCGAACAGCATGCCACTAAGGTTGAGCTGGTTAACGACGCCCCTGAAATTGACCCTATCCCTGCCAGGCAGACTAGCAAGCCCAAAAAACAACCTGTAATAGATCCTGCCCAAAGGGTAATTGAATTCGATGTTAATTCAGATGTTTTTGAGGTAAAAACTGTGCAGGCCGTAAAAGCTAACGAAAATGAGATAGACATTCAACCATCCTCGCCTAAACCTGCTACTCCGCAGGCAGCACCATTTGCCGGAACTAGCAATAATAAGTGGGCCAACCTCGATGAAATTGAGAACGTTCCAGCATACAAACGCCGCAACATGAATATTGAGCCAAACGAACCTCCAAAAACAACAACCATTTCCAGGGTTACCCTTGACGACGACGACATCATAATTAACCCTGAAAACCCCTACCTGTACGACAACGTGGATTGA
- the ftsA gene encoding cell division protein FtsA — MAQDNNTYVAAIDLGTTKVVTLIGKRTTNGRLQIVGFSSTDSTGIKKGMIQNIEETVKAVEKTVREAESQAGVKIKSAFVGIAGQHIYSIKNYGYITLGSEETEIKKSHIKRLIEDMYNIPVDTGDSILHVLPLDFSIDNVKIEDDKPIGMLGRRLGANFHIVIGKTSSAKHIEKCVDRAGVKVSELILEPLASSKAVLTDEEREAGVALIDIGGGTTDLAVYYNGIVRHTAVIPIGGSIITQDIKEGCQILQKHAEMLKLHHGYALMSMAPDNKIITVPGIGGREPKEISMRSLAGIIQARMEEILEYAMYEIQMSGFANKLTAGVVITGGGALLKHIVSLIKFKWGYDVRIGYPSEMLCSESLENYNYPQYSTVIGLGLMGLEYIDAGEASPCTTTEIKIEENKTEEFVEFQAKESKQTSKRTLGMKITDVLSKLFAEDDIN, encoded by the coding sequence ATGGCACAGGACAACAACACTTACGTAGCTGCAATTGACCTTGGTACAACCAAGGTAGTTACCTTAATAGGGAAACGCACCACAAACGGACGCTTGCAGATTGTGGGCTTTAGCTCTACCGATTCCACCGGTATAAAAAAGGGAATGATTCAAAACATTGAGGAAACAGTAAAGGCCGTTGAAAAAACCGTTCGCGAGGCCGAATCGCAGGCTGGCGTTAAAATCAAATCGGCCTTTGTTGGAATAGCAGGGCAACACATCTACAGCATTAAAAACTATGGCTACATCACGCTGGGTTCCGAAGAAACTGAGATCAAAAAGAGCCACATCAAGCGTCTTATTGAGGATATGTATAATATCCCTGTTGATACAGGCGATAGCATTCTTCATGTACTGCCGCTGGATTTCTCAATCGATAATGTAAAGATAGAGGATGATAAACCCATAGGCATGCTAGGCCGAAGGCTTGGCGCCAACTTCCACATAGTAATTGGGAAAACCTCATCGGCAAAGCACATTGAAAAGTGTGTGGATCGTGCAGGGGTAAAGGTATCGGAACTTATACTTGAGCCCTTAGCCTCATCCAAGGCTGTGCTCACCGACGAGGAGCGCGAAGCAGGCGTAGCCCTAATCGACATAGGAGGTGGCACCACCGATTTGGCCGTTTACTACAACGGCATTGTACGCCACACGGCAGTTATACCCATTGGCGGCTCAATCATTACGCAGGATATTAAGGAGGGTTGTCAGATTCTTCAAAAGCACGCCGAGATGCTAAAACTCCATCACGGATATGCACTGATGAGCATGGCCCCCGATAACAAAATTATCACCGTTCCGGGAATAGGCGGAAGGGAACCCAAGGAAATATCGATGCGAAGCCTTGCAGGAATTATTCAGGCTCGCATGGAGGAGATACTTGAATATGCCATGTACGAAATACAGATGTCGGGCTTTGCCAATAAGCTTACAGCCGGTGTAGTAATAACCGGTGGAGGCGCGCTGCTAAAGCATATTGTTTCGCTTATAAAATTCAAGTGGGGTTACGATGTTCGTATTGGTTACCCCTCTGAGATGTTATGCTCCGAATCGCTTGAAAATTACAACTACCCACAATACTCAACCGTTATTGGCCTGGGTTTAATGGGGCTGGAGTATATCGATGCAGGCGAAGCCTCACCATGTACAACCACGGAAATCAAAATCGAAGAAAATAAAACTGAAGAATTTGTTGAGTTTCAGGCAAAGGAGTCAAAGCAAACCAGTAAACGTACTCTGGGAATGAAAATAACCGATGTGCTCTCCAAGCTCTTTGCCGAGGATGATATAAACTAA
- a CDS encoding cell division protein FtsQ/DivIB: protein MNRKLRIGLKVLAWLFVLAWFIYGLSYASKVYKGKRCTKLEVRVLDSAKLNFVRAKDVYRTIVKSKYSPIGQSLNSINTNRIEREVYQMAAVRDVQAFKTAKGEVIVEITQRQPVLRVFNAKGQTYYIDDSGKILPYSSGFAANTLVANGNIVEPFKVVPNLDVTAFTDSTKEGPKNFIHKLYEFAMYVNNDRFWNAQIEQVYVRNRNNIELIPLVGPHIIVLGNLDNYEVKLKKLKLFYEKALPAEGWNKYTVINLKFKNQIVCTKY, encoded by the coding sequence ATGAATAGGAAGTTGCGCATAGGGCTTAAAGTTTTGGCTTGGCTTTTTGTTCTGGCCTGGTTTATTTATGGGCTTTCCTATGCCAGTAAAGTGTATAAAGGGAAACGCTGCACAAAACTTGAGGTAAGAGTTCTCGATAGCGCAAAGCTCAACTTTGTGAGGGCTAAGGATGTATACAGAACCATTGTAAAATCAAAATACTCACCTATAGGGCAGAGCCTTAACAGCATAAATACTAATAGAATTGAGCGGGAAGTTTACCAAATGGCTGCTGTACGCGATGTTCAGGCATTTAAAACCGCTAAAGGCGAAGTAATAGTTGAAATTACTCAACGCCAACCCGTTTTAAGAGTTTTCAATGCAAAAGGGCAAACCTACTATATCGACGATTCTGGTAAAATACTACCCTACTCATCGGGGTTTGCTGCTAACACGCTGGTGGCAAACGGTAATATCGTGGAGCCCTTTAAGGTTGTGCCCAACCTTGATGTTACAGCATTTACCGATAGCACAAAGGAAGGCCCAAAAAACTTTATACACAAGCTTTACGAGTTTGCAATGTATGTAAACAACGACAGGTTCTGGAATGCCCAAATAGAACAGGTTTACGTCAGGAACCGGAATAATATTGAGCTTATTCCCTTGGTTGGGCCCCATATCATTGTACTGGGTAATTTGGATAACTACGAGGTTAAGCTCAAGAAACTTAAACTCTTTTACGAGAAAGCGTTACCAGCCGAAGGCTGGAACAAATACACCGTAATTAACCTAAAATTTAAAAATCAAATAGTTTGCACAAAATACTAA
- the murC gene encoding UDP-N-acetylmuramate--L-alanine ligase gives MKKIKIEPMELNAVKRVYLLGIGGIGMSAIARYYLHYGVPVAGYDRVSSDITQTLEAAGANIHYTDSVGAIPTAFLNREETLVIYTPAIPANHSELEYFRSNGFVLMKRAQVLGLLSSNYKTLAVAGTHGKTTTSTLLAHLLATSMGCDAFLGGISRNYSSNLILADQGKQLLVVEADEYDRSFLTLHPYLAIVTSVDADHLDIYGTYDAVLNAFQEFVSQIKPGGYLVVKQNIAFKPTVGKGVGVITYGFTPDCHYYPTNISIHDGLYRFTLVTPQGSINNLTLGVPGHYNLENAIAASAAALTLGVPTEKLAHGLESFRGVQRRFDVRYRGTKIIYIDDYAHHPSEIEALVRSVREVFPNRKITGIFQPHLYSRTRDFAGEFAAALDKLDKPIITEIYPARELPIEGVTSETIVKLMSNSNAQVVPKAELINWLKCNNVDILLTIGAGDIDRMISEIVNTLEAKENKAINE, from the coding sequence TTGAAAAAAATAAAAATTGAACCGATGGAGCTGAATGCAGTAAAAAGGGTTTACCTACTTGGGATTGGAGGGATTGGAATGAGTGCCATTGCCCGTTACTACTTGCACTACGGTGTTCCTGTTGCAGGGTACGACAGGGTTTCGTCCGATATTACCCAAACCCTTGAAGCTGCAGGGGCAAATATCCATTACACCGATAGCGTAGGGGCTATTCCAACCGCATTCCTGAACAGGGAAGAAACACTTGTTATCTATACACCAGCTATTCCTGCAAACCACAGCGAGCTTGAATATTTCCGCAGCAATGGGTTTGTACTGATGAAACGCGCACAGGTTCTTGGATTACTAAGTTCAAACTATAAAACCCTTGCCGTTGCGGGCACTCACGGAAAAACTACTACATCAACCCTGTTGGCCCACCTTTTGGCTACATCAATGGGCTGCGATGCCTTTTTGGGAGGCATATCGCGCAACTACTCCAGCAACCTAATACTTGCCGACCAAGGCAAGCAGCTACTTGTGGTAGAGGCTGATGAGTACGACCGTAGCTTCCTTACACTTCACCCATATCTTGCAATTGTTACCTCGGTTGATGCTGACCACCTTGACATTTACGGCACTTACGATGCAGTACTTAATGCTTTTCAGGAATTTGTGTCGCAAATAAAACCCGGCGGGTATTTGGTTGTAAAGCAAAATATTGCATTCAAACCTACAGTGGGCAAGGGAGTTGGAGTAATCACTTACGGATTTACGCCCGACTGCCATTACTACCCAACAAACATTAGCATCCACGATGGGCTTTACAGGTTTACCCTTGTAACTCCCCAGGGTTCAATAAACAATCTTACGCTAGGAGTACCAGGCCATTACAACCTGGAGAACGCGATTGCCGCATCGGCAGCAGCGTTAACCCTTGGCGTTCCGACTGAAAAGTTAGCTCACGGCTTAGAGTCGTTTAGGGGTGTTCAGCGCCGCTTTGATGTAAGGTATAGGGGAACAAAAATCATCTACATTGATGATTATGCACACCATCCCAGCGAAATTGAAGCGTTGGTAAGATCGGTTCGTGAGGTTTTCCCTAACCGAAAAATAACCGGGATATTTCAACCTCACCTCTACAGCCGCACCCGCGACTTTGCAGGGGAGTTTGCTGCGGCACTCGACAAGCTTGACAAACCAATTATCACCGAAATATATCCGGCAAGGGAACTTCCAATTGAAGGGGTTACATCGGAAACCATAGTGAAGCTGATGAGTAACAGTAATGCACAAGTTGTTCCAAAGGCCGAATTAATTAACTGGTTAAAATGCAATAATGTGGATATTCTCCTCACCATTGGTGCAGGCGATATCGACAGAATGATAAGCGAGATAGTTAATACACTTGAAGCAAAGGAGAATAAAGCAATAAATGAATAG
- the murG gene encoding undecaprenyldiphospho-muramoylpentapeptide beta-N-acetylglucosaminyltransferase, producing MEKNRLRIIISGGGTGGHIFPAISIANAIREQNPDAEILFVGAEGRMEMDKVPQAGYNIVGLPVAGFSRSLTPKNLIVIIKLIKSLLKANRIVKHFKPHVVVGVGGYASGPIVKAAQRKGIPTLLQEQNSYAGVTNKLLAKKAKTICVAYEGMEKYFPAQKIILTGNPVRQDIENLSVTRNQGLEHFGIGADKKVLLVLGGSLGARTINQSLMASLHFIKTRPDIVVIWQTGKLYYQTVKEALDSNPVENIRLYDFIARMDLAYVSANTIISRAGAGTISELCLVAKPCILVPSPNVAEDHQTRNAQALVSRNAAIMIPDSQAKEQLVKAAFELLDNPAEQKKLSENIARLALRNSAKTIALEALKLAGIEKNKN from the coding sequence ATGGAGAAGAACCGGTTAAGGATAATAATTAGCGGTGGTGGTACTGGCGGGCATATATTCCCTGCCATTTCCATAGCCAATGCCATTCGGGAGCAAAACCCCGATGCTGAGATTCTGTTTGTTGGAGCCGAGGGCCGAATGGAAATGGATAAGGTGCCACAAGCCGGATACAACATCGTAGGCTTGCCTGTTGCCGGCTTCTCTCGAAGCCTTACCCCAAAAAATCTCATTGTGATTATTAAGCTGATTAAGAGCTTATTAAAAGCAAACCGCATAGTTAAGCATTTTAAACCTCACGTTGTGGTTGGTGTAGGAGGATATGCCAGCGGACCTATTGTAAAGGCAGCACAGCGTAAAGGTATCCCTACGCTACTACAGGAACAGAACTCTTATGCCGGGGTTACCAATAAGCTTTTAGCCAAAAAGGCTAAAACTATCTGTGTAGCCTACGAAGGCATGGAAAAATACTTCCCTGCACAAAAAATAATATTAACCGGCAATCCTGTTCGGCAGGATATTGAAAACCTTTCCGTTACACGCAATCAGGGACTTGAACATTTTGGCATTGGAGCCGACAAAAAGGTTTTACTCGTTTTAGGCGGAAGCCTTGGAGCCCGAACAATTAACCAGAGCCTCATGGCTTCGCTCCACTTCATCAAAACCCGACCCGATATTGTGGTGATATGGCAAACCGGGAAACTTTACTACCAAACAGTAAAAGAGGCACTTGACAGCAATCCGGTTGAAAATATCAGGCTGTACGATTTCATTGCCCGCATGGACTTGGCCTATGTTTCAGCTAACACCATTATTTCTCGAGCAGGTGCTGGAACAATTTCCGAACTCTGCCTGGTTGCAAAACCTTGCATACTTGTACCATCGCCAAATGTTGCTGAAGACCACCAAACCCGTAACGCCCAGGCACTGGTTTCACGCAATGCAGCCATTATGATACCCGATAGTCAGGCAAAAGAGCAACTGGTTAAAGCAGCCTTTGAACTGCTTGATAACCCTGCGGAACAGAAAAAATTATCGGAAAACATTGCCCGTTTGGCACTAAGAAACTCGGCTAAAACTATAGCCCTTGAAGCTTTAAAACTGGCAGGTATTGAAAAAAATAAAAATTGA